GGTCCCCAGAGGGGAGTTGATCTGACAGCAGCTGGAAACTTAGGCATGATCGGTATTGCTTGTGGATGGATGTTGCAGGTCTGCACTctgagaaagagggaaaagagataGACATCTCTACCCATGCATCTTCAGTGCCAGATGTGTTTTTGTACCAGTTGAAATAACAAGGAATATTAGAGATGATGAGAGCATTCAGATCTCTAATTTAGCCTACGCTGACAGTACTTCTTTGCTTTATAGGATTAGGACAAAAGCTTGTCCCTCTAAGATCCATtgtttggggctttttttttttttcataattcttttttttttttttttttttacagagaaaCAGTCATCCTAGGCACATCTGTCCTTTATCTCTGTGAAGAACACAATTTGAGGATCACTGGAATAGAAGGTATGTACATGAGAATGGGAGAAGAGgagtgaatttaaaatattaagtggTATAGATTTTCATTTGCTAATAACAAATAGGGGGTAGAGGTGgatgatagaaaataaaagcaaaggtaGAGTGGAAGAGCTTGTAACTCACAGTGATCCCTCTGTCCTGGAACTATTAACCTGAAATGCACAAAACGTAAGAACAGATAGAGGGAGCTGTTGACTTACTTTCCTAAGAGCAGCTTTCCACAGGCAGAATGAGGAATGAACGTGGAGACAAATCAGTGTTTaagtgaataaaagaaagaaagaagctccTAAATAATTTGAAGGTCaccaaagatattttttttctatttcaattttcttagacTCACAATGtgtgaatatgtatttttatgcaCAAATATGTGCCCATGAGTTATGTTTTGGTTGGTTTAgtcccttagttgtgtctgactcttgcaaccccacagactgtagcctgcgaggctcctctgtccataggattctccaggcaagaatatgggagtgggttgccatttccttctccaggggatcttcccaacccaggaatcgaactccagtattcttgctgggaaaatcccagggacagaggaggcctgcaggctacagtccatggggacacaaagagtcagacacaactagagCGATTGAGCACAgtgcaaataatatttattgagatattaaaaacatatcataaaatttaccatttaaactGTATTATTCAGTGCTAAGTGTATTTAATGAGCTATGTGAGCATCAGCATGatataattttagaacattttcgtCACTCCCAAGAAATCTCATACTCATTAACAGTCACTCCAATCCCACTCCTATTCCTTGGCAACCACTCTTCTACTTTCTATATCTACAGATTTGCCTTGTCTGGACATTTTGCATAAAGTGAATTATACAACATGTGGTCCTTTATGACTGGTTCCTTTTATATAGCATAATGGTTTTGAGTTATATCCATGTTTTAATATATATCAGTACTCAATTCCTTTTTATTACTAAATtgcattccattgtatgcatagcATTTTTGAAAATCAACATTGTGTGTAATTAAAAATCAAGCGAAATATTGCTTTATGCCACATTGTAATATGTTGTTATAGTCAACaacctttcttcttttatatcaCTCATCTCAACAAATATGCACAGatatcatatatatgaatatttatttatagaatgTTTCTACAGTTATAGTAATGTAAAACTTAGAAAGCAAtcacaaatacttttaaaaattcaagcatgatttataataatatatggaGAACTTCCACTGTTTTTATGCACCCTAATGGATTATCTTGCTTATCCACTGAGATGAGCATATTCCATTTTGGAGACCACTATATAGACTAAACCTTAATTCTGGATGTCATGAACAGAATTCTTCTTTAGATCAGATTATAGCCCACAAAGACAAAGTATTTACATAAGCAAATAGTAATTATTTAAGCACCTAGATAAAATCATACAAGTTGATGGGGCCCTAATTAGTAACTTaattgcctggaaattcccatggacagaggagcctggttggctacagtccagggggttgcaaagaatcagacacaactgagcacacacacacaatctgttTAAACTGAAGAACACATACCTTTCCTCCCCTATCACTTACTAAttagaataaaaaagacaagTCATTGCAAATTTAAAATCTTAACTGAAACTGCTctattttttctcatctgttaaatgataTATTAGACTACATGTTCTATACGGTCATTTCCAGATCTCGCTTTGATTTTATTAGTTGAGATAgtcaaaatattttgtatattagcATAAGCTTTACActacaagaaaatatttgtggGGATAGCATTTGGCTATCATCCTGAGATCTGAGGGAAAAGTAGACTGTGGATATATATGGTGAGCAAGTGAGACTGGACTAGTATTAATTAGGATTTAAGAACAGGGTGTGGAACACATGCAGGATTGGGGACCAGTCAGAGGTGTAAGTAGGggaatgtgtgctaagttgctgagtcatgtctgactctttgtgaccccgtggattgtagctcctctgttcatggaattatccaggcaagaatgctggagtgggttgccattacctcctccaggggatctttgtgatccagggatcgaacttgcatctccagtatttcctgcattggcaggtgaattctttcccactgagtcacctgggatgCCCCAACTAGGGGAATCCTTCTAAGTTAGATGTAATGCAGTGTACTTGCTGAGATCCAGGTGACTAAACGGAGTAAGGTTGCACAAGGGCACCAAAGCAAAACACTGTAATGGAACTAATAAGGCACAAATTCTGAAAAGAAGGCACATAGCTGCAAGTCAGGAACTGGGAATTCTACAGGAACTGGAGGAAAGAAGCATCTGCAAAATATCTTTGGAGATGAAGAAGGGGACCAAAACTCAGCAACGAATGTAAGCTTTAGAGACAGTGCACCACGGACAACAAGACCAACAACCTGACAACCTTAACAATGACTAGTTTTGCTTTAATCAGGAAATTTCTAGTACACTTCAAGCAAAATAGCTTAGGAACACAATTACACAGAAACACACGCTTAAATAGGAATGCAAGTGTGGCCATAAGATCAGTGTCTTGGAGAGTCAGGAAAATGAAAGGTAGAAAGCTTAACTGAAAACACAGGAGAGCTATGATGCATAAACTGCATTCCGCTGGCAAAGTGCTGGATGTGgaaaatattagttttatttgGAGAAGAGCTAGGGGATAGATGAAAAGGTGGTTATAACAGATGGTATTCTGCTCTTTGTTATTCCACAGACTGAGGACTGATGGAGAGGGAGAACAGCACTGAGGTGACAGAATTCATCCTACTTGGTCTGACCCAATCTCAAGATGTTCAACTCCTGGTCTTCACACTAGTCTTAATTTTCTACCTCATCATCCTCCCTGGAAATTTCCTCATCATTCTCACCATCAGGTCAGACCCTGGCCTCACAGCCCCCCTCTACTTCTTCCTGGGCAACCTGGCATTCCTGGATGCATCCTACTCCTTCATTGTGGCTCCCAGGATGCTGGTGGACTTCCTCTCTGAGAAGAAGGTGATTTCCTATAGAGGCTGCATCACTCAGCTCTTTTTCTTGCACTTTCTCGGGGCAGGGGAGATGTTCCTTCTTGTCGTCATGGCCTTTGACCGCTACATTGCCATCTGTCGTCCTTTACACTATTCTACTGTCATGAACCCTAGAGCCTGCTACGCCTTGCTGCTGGCTCTGTGGCTTGGGGGGTTTACTCATTCCATTGTTCAAGTGGCTCTTATTATCCACTTGCCCTTCTGTGGTCCAAACCGACTGGACAACTTCTTCTGCGACGTGCCGCAGGTCATCAAGCTGGCTTGCACTGACACCTTTGTGGTGGAGCTCCTGATGGTCTCCAACAGTGGCCTGCTCACCCTCCTGTGCTTTCTGGGGCTTCTGGCCTCCTATGCAGTCATCCTCTGCCATGTAAAGGGGCACTCCTCTGAAGGGAAGAGCAAGGCTCTGTCCACATGCTCCACACACATCATCATCGTGTTTCTCATGTTTGGACCTGCCGTCTTCATCTACACCCGCCCCTTCAGAGCCTTCCCAGCTGACAAAGTGGTTTCTCTCTTTCACACTGTAATCTTTCCTTTGATGAACCCTGTGATTTATACCCTTCGCAATCAGGAAGTAAAAGCTTCCATGAGGAAGTTGTTGAGTCATCACATGGTTTGCTGAATACAATGGAAAGACTGGAAAACCAAGGAAGGGAGTAAGTTCATTtggaattaaatatttattcattaatgcACCGAATCAATCAATCATTTAGCaaataatgtatttattcaaCACTTTCAGGTTTCAGGCATTATTCTAAGTATATGAATGGGACAGGTAAGATTCCAGATCTGCTGTGACTATATTTGAGTAGATAAAGATAGGTTACActattaaactgaaaaaaagacaCAATGTCTGAAAGAGATAATGCTctgaagcaaattaaaaataatgtcatgTTAGAGTTTGAGAGATGGtagttactttatttttggttgttaaGCAAGATATTGAGTGGTATTTAGCTGATATCCAGATGATTTGAAAGAACAACCATGCAATAACCATAGGAACTGAATATTCTAGGCAGAGAGGATGACTAATACAAGGACACAAAGATCTTATAAGCTtgatatatttgaaaatcataaagaaaaatagactAGCTATAGCATAGTTAGTGTGAAAGTGGAAGAAATTGAAGCTAGAGAGATTGGTACAAGAAAATCACATATTTTAGGTGATAAAAAAATGTTCAAT
The Cervus canadensis isolate Bull #8, Minnesota chromosome 6, ASM1932006v1, whole genome shotgun sequence genome window above contains:
- the LOC122444132 gene encoding olfactory receptor 4N5 codes for the protein MERENSTEVTEFILLGLTQSQDVQLLVFTLVLIFYLIILPGNFLIILTIRSDPGLTAPLYFFLGNLAFLDASYSFIVAPRMLVDFLSEKKVISYRGCITQLFFLHFLGAGEMFLLVVMAFDRYIAICRPLHYSTVMNPRACYALLLALWLGGFTHSIVQVALIIHLPFCGPNRLDNFFCDVPQVIKLACTDTFVVELLMVSNSGLLTLLCFLGLLASYAVILCHVKGHSSEGKSKALSTCSTHIIIVFLMFGPAVFIYTRPFRAFPADKVVSLFHTVIFPLMNPVIYTLRNQEVKASMRKLLSHHMVC